The segment AGCGGGTGCAGATATTATAGAAACCAACACTTTTTCTGGTACTACAATTGCAATGGCAGATTATCAAATGGAAGATTTGGTGTATGAACTAAATTACCAATCTGCAAAAATAGCCAAAGAAGTTGCAAATGAATTTACTGCAAGAGAACCTCATAAACCACGTTTTGTAGCAGGTTCTATTGGCCCAACAAATAGAACTGCAAGTATGTCTCCAGATGTAAATGATCCTGGTTATAGAGCTGTAACTTTTGATGATTTAAGAATTGCATACAAACAACAAACAGAGGCTTTAATTGATGGTGGAATAGATTTATTATTGGTTGAAACAGTATTTGATACTTTAAATGCAAAAGCAGCTTTGTTTGCTATAGAAGAAGTAAAAGAAGAAAGAAATATAGACATTCCAATAATGTTAAGTGGAACGATTACAGATGCTTCAGGAAGAACATTATCTGGGCAAACTGCAGAAGCTTTTTTAATTTCTGTTTCTCATATTCCATTATTATCTGTAGGATTTAATTGTGCATTAGGCGCCAATTTATTACAACCACATTTAGAGGCGATTGCGAACAA is part of the Polaribacter sp. SA4-10 genome and harbors:
- a CDS encoding homocysteine S-methyltransferase family protein, with amino-acid sequence MSNIYKALQERILVLDGAMGTMLQAYKFTEEDFRGERFKEYPTPLQGNNDLLSLTQPEAIKTIHGKYFEAGADIIETNTFSGTTIAMADYQMEDLVYELNYQSAKIAKEVANEFTAREPHKPRFVAGSIGPTNRTASMSPDVNDPGYRAVTFDDLRIAYKQQTEALIDGGIDLLLVETVFDTLNAKAALFAIEEVKEERNIDIPIMLSGTITDASGRTLSGQTAEAFLISVSHIPLLSVGFNCALGANLLQPHLEAIANKTDFAISAHPNAGLPNAFGEYDESPEEMGEQIEEYLKKNLINIIGGCCGTSPEHIKVIANIAAKYKPRKHAEHVSKVN